The DNA segment GCGTCGATGGTGGAGAACTGGAACATCTGGTCAACCTGCGAGTTTGGTGGGGGTCGTGAGGcccaggcaggggtgggagggagtgggagggtcCCCGAGGCCGCAGCCAGCAGGGGAATTAATTACAGGAACTGGACCCCAGGCTCTGTCTTGTTTCCGTGCTTGGGGGGAAGGAAGTGGGGGGAGGCCCCGCAGAGCAAGGGTTGGGGCCGGGGCGGGTGTCTCCCCTCCTGGACACCGGGCATCCCACCCTCCCCAAGGCTGCAGCCTCTGGGGGCCGAGGCACATCCCCCTCCTGAGCCCCCAGGGCCCCGAGAGCCATGCTTGGGTTTCACGGAGGGCcttggggaaggaggtggggtgggggtgaggggacagACCTCCTCAGCAGTCATCTTGTCGGCCTGGGACATGAGCAGCTGCCTGATGCTGAGGACAGGAGGGAGGGGCCAAGTTAGGCTGCTCGGGAGAAGGCACAGCCCTGAACTGGAGGGGTGGCCACGGGGGAGCCCCGTGAAGGGTCCACATGGGGGGACGGGGCCGCTCCGAGGTGGGTGTGCCCGCCTTCAATCCCACCCGCTCACAGGGCAGGTGCCTCTGggcacaggggtggggtgggcgggtGCCCACagggagccttccctgacccccacaCCCCTGGGAGCCAGCGCCTGGCACACCGAATAGGTCCGGTCACGTGGCCTGTGGCTGAAGTAGCCCCCAAAGGGGCTAAAGACCCAGCGATGGTCTGAACGGCAGTGACCACTGGCCCCGTATGGGCAGGGCTGATCCTGCCCTCAGTTACCCTGAGGGACTCAGGATCCCGGGCAGGGCAATCCGGACCTGAGAGCTGGCTGGGGGGTTGGCACCCCTCCTACCCTGGCGATGCCCGGGCGCCCGCGGCCACACTCACTAGTCCTTGTTGATGCTGCCTTTGCCGTCGGAGTCCAGCATCTTGAATGCGTTGTGGATGGTCTCCTCGGCATCCGTGCCTGCCCACAGGGGGCCTTGAATCCTGGGCGTCTTGGGGTCCACGCCCTTGCCCACTCAGCGCCCTGAATGGCCTTCCCACTCTGAGCACCTGGGAGACCCTCAGCTCCCACCCCAGGGGTACCGTTCTCGGGGTCCCTTGGGTCCCGCTAGGCCCAGACCTGGGCGAGTTCTCAGTGAGGGACGGAGGTCCCCATCAGTGGGCGAAGAGTTGGGTCTGGGCTGTCAGCTCACCCACCCTGGGGGGCTGACGGGGCCCCACAGAGGTGGGTCCCAGAATGCCAGGTCCTGGGGCTTTTCAAGAGATCTGCAAATGTGGTTTTTTACGTGAGACGTGCGGATCTCTAAGTGCTTGGAACCAAGTAAGCGCACCCACTGTGCTGGCAGACCTGCGGGCTGGCCCGGCACTCACCGCTTAGCTTCTCCGCAAACATGCTGAGGAACATGGTGAAGTTGATGGGCCCCGAGGCCTCCTTGAGCATGGCGTCCAGCTCCTCGTCCTTGACGTTGGTTTTGCCTGTTGCAGACGtcggggatggggatggggtcaCAGGGCAGGAGTGTCGCCCGCCTGGCTGCCTTGTGGTCCATGCAGGTGCCCCCCGGGGCCGCCCCCCTCCATCATTCTCCAGGCAACCCCAGAACGAAGA comes from the Kogia breviceps isolate mKogBre1 chromosome 6, mKogBre1 haplotype 1, whole genome shotgun sequence genome and includes:
- the MYL5 gene encoding myosin light chain 5, which gives rise to MASRKTKKKEGGALRAQRASSNVFSSFEQAQIQEFKEAFTLIDQNRDGFVDKEDLKDTYASLGKTNVKDEELDAMLKEASGPINFTMFLSMFAEKLSGTDAEETIHNAFKMLDSDGKGSINKDYIRQLLMSQADKMTAEEVDQMFQFSTIDAAGNLDYKALSYVLTHGKEEE